One genomic region from Clostridia bacterium encodes:
- a CDS encoding uracil-DNA glycosylase encodes MSKTDLLKSLYSEYSSEFEGNEIVLGEGNVDAKILLIGEAPGKDEVRLSKPFVGAAGKNLNEFLDILNVKREDIYITNSIKYRLSKLNPESGRVINRPATKNEININQRYLLEEIKIIKPLFIVTLGNVPLKAVTGIPEVSVGKVHGSIMKVDIAGSGFDLYPLYHPASIIYNRSLKEVYINDILKLKSILLDEIL; translated from the coding sequence ATGTCAAAAACAGATTTGCTTAAGTCCCTATATTCCGAGTATAGCAGTGAATTCGAAGGAAATGAAATAGTTCTGGGGGAAGGAAATGTCGATGCAAAGATACTTCTAATAGGTGAAGCTCCTGGAAAGGATGAAGTAAGGCTATCCAAACCGTTTGTAGGGGCAGCAGGTAAAAACCTGAATGAGTTTTTGGATATACTAAATGTAAAAAGAGAAGACATATATATAACAAATTCCATTAAGTACAGACTTTCGAAGCTGAATCCGGAGTCAGGCAGAGTGATTAACAGGCCGGCAACTAAAAATGAAATAAATATTAACCAAAGGTATCTGCTGGAAGAAATCAAAATAATAAAGCCACTATTCATAGTCACTCTAGGCAATGTTCCCTTAAAAGCAGTTACTGGAATTCCGGAAGTAAGTGTGGGTAAGGTACATGGTAGTATAATGAAAGTCGATATAGCAGGAAGTGGATTCGATTTGTACCCGCTGTATCATCCCGCAAGTATCATATATAATAGAAGTTTAAAAGAAGTATACATTAATGATATTCTGAAACTCAAAAGCATACTGTTGGACGAAATTTTGTAA
- a CDS encoding uracil-DNA glycosylase, whose product MYNWVELIEKCTSCNRCSLGKTRNNSVVGRGNPEAALMLIGEGPGEQEDLQGLPFVGPAGKLLDLLLDALMFKKEDYYIANIVKCRPPGNRVPMDEEAEKCLPYLRNQVFLIKPKIIVCLGSTAVKHIVDKEAKITQVRGQWIEKKGFWIMPTFHPAALLRDESKKIPMWEDFKKIKQRFDSINNSIS is encoded by the coding sequence ATGTATAATTGGGTAGAGCTTATAGAGAAATGCACAAGTTGCAACAGGTGTTCTCTTGGCAAAACAAGGAATAATTCTGTTGTCGGACGCGGAAATCCCGAAGCAGCCCTGATGCTTATCGGTGAAGGACCCGGTGAACAGGAGGATTTACAAGGGCTTCCTTTTGTAGGGCCTGCAGGGAAACTTCTTGATTTACTGCTTGATGCATTGATGTTTAAGAAAGAGGATTATTATATTGCAAACATTGTAAAGTGCAGACCTCCGGGGAATAGGGTTCCCATGGATGAAGAGGCAGAGAAGTGCTTGCCTTACTTGAGAAATCAGGTGTTTCTTATAAAGCCTAAGATTATTGTCTGTCTTGGGTCAACTGCTGTAAAGCATATTGTTGATAAAGAGGCTAAAATAACTCAAGTAAGGGGGCAATGGATAGAAAAGAAAGGATTTTGGATTATGCCGACTTTTCATCCTGCTGCACTTCTTCGTGATGAATCAAAAAAAATACCAATGTGGGAAGACTTCAAAAAGATAAAACAAAGATTTGATAGTATAAATAACAGTATTAGCTGA